A region from the Bacillota bacterium genome encodes:
- a CDS encoding sugar ABC transporter ATP-binding protein, translating into MAADYVLEIENVSKSFPGVRALDGVSISIQQGECHCLVGQNGAGKSTLIKILAGAYSMDSGTLKLNGTKVSFSSPHQALKMGISVLYQELALNPHFDAVENIFMGREIGSRWGVVNYRRMRREAERLIRPFGVPLDLTRKVGEMSVAHQQIVALAKALSFEAKVVVFDEPSAVLTAEELNRLFSIVSQLKASGVTVIYISHRLEEIFRVGDRVTVLRDGRVVGTQSVSDVTQPELVRMMIGREVETEFPDREKHAAGTFLEVRDIIAPGLGDGISLGVGRGEVVGIFGLVGSGRTELAHALAGVTRKQHGTILLDGKALRIDTPAHGIRHGIGLLPENRKEEGLVLPMSVQENVTLPILGRLQKWGFLKRGDARQTAGEYVEKLAIKTPRVEHPVKNLSGGNQQKVVLAKWLAARCRLLILDEPTRGVDVGAKMDIYQLILDAAREGLSVIMISSELPEIMALSDRVLVMRYGRVVGEYDPATVDQETILARAMGVA; encoded by the coding sequence TTGGCTGCCGACTACGTTCTGGAAATCGAGAATGTCAGCAAGAGCTTTCCGGGAGTCCGCGCTCTCGACGGTGTCTCCATCTCCATCCAGCAGGGCGAGTGCCACTGTCTAGTCGGTCAAAACGGGGCAGGAAAGTCTACCCTGATCAAGATCCTGGCAGGGGCCTACTCAATGGACTCCGGTACCCTGAAGCTTAACGGGACCAAGGTGTCTTTCTCAAGCCCTCATCAGGCCCTCAAGATGGGAATCTCTGTGCTCTACCAGGAACTCGCCCTGAACCCGCACTTCGACGCGGTTGAGAACATCTTCATGGGCAGGGAGATCGGAAGTCGCTGGGGGGTAGTGAACTACCGCAGGATGCGACGGGAGGCAGAGCGACTAATCCGACCTTTCGGGGTTCCGCTCGACCTCACTCGTAAGGTGGGTGAGATGAGCGTTGCTCACCAGCAGATTGTGGCCTTGGCAAAGGCCTTGTCATTTGAGGCCAAAGTAGTGGTGTTTGACGAACCGTCGGCAGTGCTCACCGCGGAGGAACTCAACAGGCTCTTCTCCATCGTCAGTCAACTCAAGGCATCAGGGGTAACAGTTATCTACATTTCCCACCGACTGGAGGAGATATTTCGTGTCGGAGACAGAGTGACCGTGTTGCGCGACGGCAGGGTTGTCGGAACGCAATCTGTAAGCGACGTGACCCAACCAGAGCTGGTAAGAATGATGATCGGACGAGAGGTGGAAACGGAATTCCCCGATCGCGAGAAGCATGCTGCCGGGACTTTTCTGGAAGTCCGAGACATCATCGCTCCAGGCCTGGGGGACGGCATCTCGCTGGGTGTGGGGCGTGGAGAGGTCGTTGGCATATTCGGCCTTGTTGGATCGGGCCGAACCGAACTTGCTCATGCTCTAGCTGGTGTGACCCGGAAGCAGCACGGCACGATTCTCTTGGACGGAAAGGCCCTCAGAATTGACACGCCGGCCCACGGCATCCGGCACGGCATAGGCCTGCTTCCCGAGAATAGGAAAGAGGAAGGCCTGGTCCTCCCCATGTCCGTTCAGGAGAACGTAACTCTGCCGATCCTTGGGCGTCTCCAGAAGTGGGGATTTCTCAAGCGTGGCGATGCAAGGCAGACGGCCGGTGAGTACGTCGAAAAGCTCGCCATCAAGACTCCTCGTGTGGAACATCCGGTCAAGAACCTCTCCGGCGGGAACCAGCAGAAAGTTGTCCTGGCAAAGTGGCTGGCCGCCAGGTGCAGATTACTGATCCTGGATGAGCCCACTCGGGGTGTGGACGTTGGAGCCAAGATGGACATCTACCAACTCATCCTGGACGCGGCGCGCGAGGGACTCAGTGTTATCATGATCTCGTCGGAACTGCCAGAGATCATGGCCCTCTCCGACCGAGTGTTGGTGATGCGGTACGGCCGAGTAGTCGGGGAATACGACCCCGCGACCGTGGACCAGGAGACGATACTTGCCAGGGCGATGGGAGTGGCTTAG